ACTACGGCCGCGGCATCCCGCTCGGCAAACTCGTGGACTGCGTCTCCATCATCAACACCGGCGCGAAATACGATTCCGAGACTTTCCAAAAAGCCGTCGGCCTCAACGGCGTCGGCCAGAAGGCCGTCAACGCCCTCGCGCTCAGCTACCGCGCCCAGGCCTTCCGCGACGGCGAGACCAAGGTCGTCGAATTCGAGAAGGGCAAACTCAAGTCGCAGTCCAAGGTCACGAAGTCCGACGAGCGCAACGGCACGCTGATCGAGTTCACGCCCGACGCGCAGCTCTTCGGCGCCGACTTCCGCTTCCGCCTCGAGTTCATCGAGGACATGCTCTGGAACTACGCCTTCCTCAACCGCGGCCTCACGCTCACGCTGAACGGCAAACCGTTCCGCTCGGAGAACGGCCTGAAGGATCTGCTCACCAAGGAACTCTCCGGCGAGCCGCTCTACCCGATCATCCACCTCGAAGGCGAAGACATCGAAGTCGCCTTCACGCACGGCAACCACTACGGCGAAGAGTATTGGTCCTTCGTCAACGGCCAGCACACCACGATGGGCGGCACGCACCTCGCCGCCTTCCGCGAGGCGCTCGTCGAGACCCTCCGCAATCACTTCAAGAAGGACTTCGACGCCGCCGACATCCGCCAGTCGATCGACGCCGCCGTCGCCGTCCGCGTGCAGGAACCCGTCTTCGAATCGCAGACGAAAACCAAACTCGGTTCGACCGACATGGGCCCGAAAGGCCCGACCCTGAAGGAATTCGTCGGCAAGTTCATGCAGCAGTCGCTCGACGTCTACCTGCACAAGAACCGCGAGGTCGCCGAAACCATCAAGCGCAAGATCGAGGAGAACGAGCACGAGCGCAAAGAACTCGCCGGCATTCGCAACATCGCCCGCGAACGCGCCAAGAAGGCCTCGCTCCACAACCGCAAGCTCCGCGACTGCCGCCTCCACCTCGGCGACCGCAACGAGCGCGCCGAGCAGAGCACGCTCTTCATCGTCGAAGGCGACTCCGCCGCCGGCTCGCTCACCTCCTGCCGCGACGTGCAGACGCAGGCCGTGTTCGCCCTGAAGGGCAAACCGCTCAACACCTACGGCCTCTCGAAGAAAGTCATCTACGAGAACGAGGAGTTTCACCTCCTGCAGTCCGCGCTGAACATCGAGGAAGGCATGGACGGCCTGCGCTACAACCGCATCGTCATCGCCACCGACGCCGACGTCGACGGCATGCACATCCGCCTGCTGCTGATCTCGTTTTTCCTCCAGTTCTTCCCCGACCTCATCCGCAACGGCCACCTCTTCATCCTCGAGACGCCGCTCTTCCGCGTCCGCAACAAGCGCAAGACGATCTACTGCTACGACGAGCGCGAGAAGCAGTCCGCCATCGCCGAACTCGGCGCCAGCCACGAGATCACGCGCTTCAAAGGCCTCGGCGAAATCTCCTCGGGCGAGTTCAAGGACTTCATCGGCGAGAACATCCGCCTCGAACCGGTGAACCTGAACCACCTCTACAGCTCCGAGGAACTCCTCGCCTTCTTCATGGGCAAGAACACGCCCGAGCGGCAGGACTTTATCATCGACAACCTCCGCGTGGAAAAGGACCTCGTCGAGACGGCCTGACGCCCGCA
This portion of the Candidatus Didemnitutus sp. genome encodes:
- a CDS encoding type IIA DNA topoisomerase subunit B yields the protein MASNYTEASIKTLSSLEHIRLRPGMYIGRLGNGTHAEDGIYVLLKETIDNSIDEFTMGAGRKIEVEIDEERRHIRVRDYGRGIPLGKLVDCVSIINTGAKYDSETFQKAVGLNGVGQKAVNALALSYRAQAFRDGETKVVEFEKGKLKSQSKVTKSDERNGTLIEFTPDAQLFGADFRFRLEFIEDMLWNYAFLNRGLTLTLNGKPFRSENGLKDLLTKELSGEPLYPIIHLEGEDIEVAFTHGNHYGEEYWSFVNGQHTTMGGTHLAAFREALVETLRNHFKKDFDAADIRQSIDAAVAVRVQEPVFESQTKTKLGSTDMGPKGPTLKEFVGKFMQQSLDVYLHKNREVAETIKRKIEENEHERKELAGIRNIARERAKKASLHNRKLRDCRLHLGDRNERAEQSTLFIVEGDSAAGSLTSCRDVQTQAVFALKGKPLNTYGLSKKVIYENEEFHLLQSALNIEEGMDGLRYNRIVIATDADVDGMHIRLLLISFFLQFFPDLIRNGHLFILETPLFRVRNKRKTIYCYDEREKQSAIAELGASHEITRFKGLGEISSGEFKDFIGENIRLEPVNLNHLYSSEELLAFFMGKNTPERQDFIIDNLRVEKDLVETA